Proteins from one Arthrobacter sp. DNA4 genomic window:
- a CDS encoding DinB family protein: MPIVPDEKDWTWVLSRPCPECNFHASTATPATVPGSIESMIPRWLAVLRRPDAAERPDGQTWSALEYACHVRDVFTLFNQRLNLMLAEDGARFADWDQDQTAVEKDYANADPSEVGPELAAEGHEAAESFAGVPEEDWARKGLRSNGSEFTVLTLSQYFLHDVVHHLHDVDG; encoded by the coding sequence ATGCCTATCGTTCCTGATGAAAAGGACTGGACCTGGGTCCTGTCACGGCCCTGCCCGGAATGCAATTTCCATGCCTCCACGGCCACCCCCGCCACGGTTCCCGGAAGCATCGAAAGCATGATTCCCCGGTGGCTGGCCGTCCTCCGCCGGCCGGACGCGGCGGAGCGTCCCGACGGGCAGACCTGGTCCGCGCTGGAGTACGCGTGCCATGTGCGGGACGTTTTCACCCTTTTCAACCAGCGCCTGAACCTGATGCTCGCGGAGGATGGCGCCCGCTTCGCGGACTGGGACCAGGACCAGACAGCCGTTGAAAAGGACTACGCCAACGCCGACCCGTCCGAGGTGGGTCCGGAACTGGCTGCGGAAGGCCACGAGGCCGCCGAGTCCTTCGCCGGCGTCCCCGAAGAGGACTGGGCCCGCAAGGGCCTGCGCAGCAACGGCTCGGAGTTCACCGTCTTGACGCTCTCCCAGTACTTCCTGCACGACGTAGTCCATCACCTCCACGACGTCGACGGCTGA
- a CDS encoding ABC transporter ATP-binding protein, producing the protein MSPEARLGAESMVQLAGLTKRFGRNTALDDVTLTIEPGEVFGYLGPNGAGKTTTIRLLMGMLRPTSGTASILGLDAWRQSRDVHRVVGYVPGEPALYDRLTGHQHVAYCSHLRHRDDRQRAAEVAARLELDLDRPARTLSRGNRQKLAVVLAVMSRPRLLVLDEPTSGIDPLVQQVFHAILREHTADGGSALFSSHVLGEVERVADRIGVVRAGRLVAVERLQDLAARSLHRVRARFAGEVPAAGFAAVPGVRDLLVDGRTLSCNAPQSALDALLKLVSAGEVEDFECSEAPLEEMFLSYYGMDHAGSAAPSPAESVAGSAAHHAG; encoded by the coding sequence ATGAGCCCGGAAGCGCGCCTGGGCGCGGAGAGTATGGTGCAGCTGGCCGGCCTGACGAAGCGGTTCGGCCGGAACACAGCGCTCGACGACGTGACCCTCACCATTGAACCGGGCGAGGTGTTCGGATACCTGGGCCCGAACGGGGCAGGCAAGACCACCACCATCCGGCTCCTGATGGGGATGCTGCGGCCCACGTCCGGCACGGCGTCAATCCTGGGACTGGATGCCTGGCGCCAGTCCCGGGACGTCCACCGGGTGGTGGGCTACGTGCCCGGCGAGCCCGCGCTGTACGACCGCCTCACTGGGCACCAACACGTGGCCTATTGTTCCCACTTGCGGCACCGGGACGACCGTCAGCGGGCGGCAGAGGTGGCAGCCCGGCTGGAACTCGATCTGGACCGACCTGCCCGCACGCTGTCACGCGGAAACCGCCAGAAGCTCGCCGTCGTCCTGGCGGTCATGTCCAGGCCGCGGCTGCTGGTGCTGGACGAACCAACCAGCGGGATCGACCCGCTGGTGCAGCAGGTGTTCCACGCCATCCTGCGTGAACACACAGCCGACGGCGGCTCGGCCCTGTTCTCTTCCCACGTCCTGGGCGAGGTGGAGCGCGTCGCGGACCGGATCGGGGTGGTGCGCGCGGGCAGGCTGGTTGCCGTGGAGCGGCTGCAGGACCTGGCAGCCCGCTCCCTGCACCGGGTGCGTGCCCGCTTTGCCGGGGAGGTGCCGGCGGCTGGTTTTGCCGCCGTCCCCGGCGTGCGGGACCTGCTGGTGGACGGCCGGACGCTGAGCTGCAACGCCCCGCAGTCTGCCCTGGACGCTCTGTTGAAACTTGTCAGCGCCGGGGAAGTGGAGGATTTCGAGTGCTCCGAGGCGCCGCTGGAAGAGATGTTCCTGAGCTACTACGGGATGGACCATGCCGGCAGCGCCGCGCCCAGTCCAGCCGAAAGTGTGGCCGGATCGGCGGCGCACCATGCTGGCTAG
- a CDS encoding ABC transporter permease subunit, translating into MLASVLLKTLRDQGRLLVAWAVSLALIVAMYAAVWPSVKSQPSISSFIEQMPEAFRSLFATSSADMSTPTGYIQVELLSFMGPIAVLVYAVSTGAGAIGGEEDRHTMDLLLSNPVGRGRVVVDKFLAMVLGTFLLAAVLGISLVLEGSMVDLVLPADKVAAAMLHLALLGVVFGALALALSAGTGRTGLSRGVPAVLAVLAYIVNALAPLVDVFDRIQKVSPFFQYIAHDPLRNGTAWDSVLVSAATIAVLVALAVAGFRRRDVAG; encoded by the coding sequence ATGCTGGCTAGCGTCCTGCTGAAGACCCTCCGGGACCAGGGCAGGCTGCTGGTGGCCTGGGCCGTATCCCTTGCCCTTATCGTGGCCATGTACGCAGCCGTCTGGCCCTCAGTGAAGTCCCAGCCCTCCATCAGCAGCTTCATCGAGCAGATGCCGGAGGCGTTCCGTTCGCTTTTCGCCACCTCCAGCGCCGACATGTCCACTCCCACCGGATACATCCAGGTGGAGCTGCTGTCCTTCATGGGGCCGATTGCGGTGCTGGTTTACGCCGTCAGCACGGGTGCGGGAGCAATCGGCGGCGAAGAAGACCGGCACACCATGGACCTGCTGCTCTCCAACCCCGTGGGGCGGGGCCGGGTGGTGGTGGACAAGTTCCTGGCCATGGTGCTGGGCACCTTCCTGCTGGCCGCCGTGCTGGGAATATCGCTGGTGCTGGAGGGCAGCATGGTGGACCTGGTCCTTCCGGCCGACAAGGTGGCTGCCGCCATGCTGCATTTAGCGCTGCTGGGCGTCGTTTTCGGTGCCCTGGCCCTTGCCCTTTCAGCAGGGACCGGACGGACCGGGCTCAGCCGCGGTGTTCCGGCCGTGCTGGCCGTCCTCGCCTACATCGTCAACGCCCTGGCGCCCCTGGTGGACGTCTTCGACCGGATCCAGAAGGTGTCGCCCTTCTTCCAGTACATCGCCCACGACCCGTTGCGGAACGGCACCGCCTGGGACAGTGTGCTGGTGTCCGCGGCCACCATTGCGGTGCTGGTGGCGCTCGCCGTCGCCGGGTTCCGGCGCAGGGACGTAGCCGGCTGA
- a CDS encoding DNA topoisomerase (ATP-hydrolyzing) subunit A, with amino-acid sequence MARRQSSKPIVDDSYTENIVDIDVTSEMQGSFLEYAYSVIYSRALPDARDGLKPVQRRILYMMSDMGLRPDRGHVKSARVVGEVMGKLHPHGDAAIYDAMVRMAQDFSLRLPLIDGHGNFGSLDDGPAAPRYTEARLAAAALTLTNHLDEDVVDFVPNYDNQLTQPDVLPAAFPNLLVNGATGIAVGMATNMAPHNLVEVISAARHLIANPDATLDDLMRFVPGPDLPSGGRIVGLDGIRDAYATGRGSFKTRAKVEIEQLSARRTGLVVTELPYMVGPEKVIEKIKDAVNAKKLTGISDIVDLTDRKHGLRLVIELKNGFNPNAVLQQLYRYTPMEDSFGINNVTLVDGQPQTLGLVDLLSVYVNHRINVVRRRTVFRLGKKKDRLHLVEGLLIAIVDIDEVIQIIRSSDEAAAARERLMSIYDLTEVQANYILELRLRQLTKYSRIELEKEQDELRREIAELQAILDSEELLRTVVSDELGAIAEEHGTPRRTVLLESEAVSPTVAAAELAGAKKGKAAPLSLEIADDPCWAILTASGQVARTSNQEPLAEAGPRSRHDVYTSVVKTSARGEIAAVTSLGRMLRLQVMDMPVLPPVVSLPNLAGGVPAKEFLTLVKGEALVAFVRLDEVLAIGTAQGVVKRVQPDYPLNREDWEVITLKDKDVVVGVAPAGADDAELVFLTREGQLLKFPAAVVRPQGRTAGGMAGIKLAAGDQVIFFGAVQPKDEAAVVVTIAGTNGALPGTAPGTAKVTAFSEYPAKGRATAGVRSHRFLKGEDMLLLAWAGHGPAKASSAGGVARSLPQEHGRRDGSGVPLSQAVDVVGPAMAWMDGAAAGDAAE; translated from the coding sequence ATGGCCCGACGGCAAAGTTCAAAACCCATCGTGGACGACAGCTACACGGAAAACATCGTCGATATCGACGTGACGTCCGAAATGCAGGGCTCCTTCCTGGAGTACGCGTACTCGGTGATTTACTCCCGGGCCCTGCCGGATGCGCGCGACGGGCTCAAGCCGGTACAGCGCCGCATCCTGTACATGATGAGCGACATGGGCCTGCGCCCTGACCGCGGCCACGTCAAGAGCGCCCGCGTGGTGGGCGAGGTCATGGGTAAGCTGCACCCGCACGGTGACGCCGCCATCTACGACGCCATGGTCCGCATGGCGCAGGACTTTTCGCTGCGCCTGCCGCTGATCGACGGGCACGGCAACTTCGGCTCGCTCGACGACGGCCCGGCAGCACCGCGGTACACCGAGGCCAGGCTGGCGGCGGCCGCCCTCACGCTCACCAACCACCTGGACGAAGACGTGGTGGACTTCGTCCCCAACTACGACAACCAGCTGACCCAGCCGGACGTGCTGCCCGCCGCGTTCCCCAACCTGCTGGTCAACGGCGCCACCGGCATCGCCGTCGGCATGGCCACCAACATGGCCCCGCACAACCTGGTGGAGGTCATCTCCGCCGCCCGGCACCTGATCGCCAACCCCGACGCCACCCTGGACGACCTCATGCGGTTCGTCCCCGGCCCGGACCTGCCCAGCGGCGGCCGGATCGTGGGCCTGGACGGCATCCGCGACGCCTACGCCACCGGACGCGGATCCTTCAAGACCCGCGCCAAGGTGGAGATCGAACAGCTCTCCGCACGCCGCACCGGCCTGGTGGTCACTGAACTGCCGTACATGGTGGGCCCGGAAAAGGTGATCGAGAAGATCAAAGATGCCGTCAACGCCAAGAAGCTGACCGGCATCAGCGACATCGTGGACCTGACGGACCGCAAGCACGGGCTGCGGCTGGTCATCGAACTGAAGAACGGCTTCAACCCGAACGCGGTCCTGCAGCAGCTCTACCGGTACACGCCGATGGAGGACTCCTTCGGCATCAACAACGTCACCCTGGTGGACGGCCAGCCGCAGACGCTGGGCCTGGTGGACCTATTGAGCGTCTACGTCAACCACCGGATCAACGTGGTCCGCCGCCGGACCGTCTTCCGCCTGGGCAAGAAGAAGGACCGCCTCCACCTGGTGGAAGGCCTCCTCATCGCCATCGTGGACATCGACGAGGTCATCCAGATCATCCGGTCCTCGGACGAGGCCGCGGCGGCGCGCGAGCGGCTGATGTCCATCTACGACCTCACCGAGGTCCAGGCCAACTACATCCTTGAACTGCGCCTGCGGCAGCTCACCAAGTACTCCCGGATCGAGCTGGAGAAGGAGCAGGACGAGCTCCGCCGCGAGATCGCGGAACTGCAGGCCATCCTGGACTCCGAGGAACTGCTCCGCACCGTGGTCTCCGACGAACTCGGCGCGATTGCCGAGGAACACGGCACCCCGCGCCGGACGGTCCTCCTGGAGTCCGAGGCCGTGTCCCCCACCGTCGCCGCTGCCGAACTGGCCGGGGCGAAGAAGGGCAAGGCTGCGCCGCTGTCCCTGGAGATCGCGGACGACCCCTGCTGGGCCATCCTCACCGCCTCCGGGCAGGTGGCACGCACCAGCAACCAGGAACCGCTGGCCGAGGCAGGCCCCCGGAGCAGGCACGACGTGTACACCTCGGTGGTCAAGACATCGGCCCGCGGCGAAATCGCGGCGGTCACGTCGCTGGGCCGCATGCTCCGGCTGCAGGTCATGGACATGCCGGTCCTGCCGCCCGTGGTAAGCCTGCCCAACCTGGCCGGGGGCGTTCCGGCCAAGGAGTTCCTGACCCTGGTGAAGGGTGAAGCGCTGGTGGCGTTCGTGCGGCTGGATGAAGTCCTGGCCATCGGCACGGCGCAGGGCGTGGTGAAACGCGTCCAACCGGACTACCCGCTGAACCGGGAGGACTGGGAGGTCATCACCCTCAAGGACAAGGACGTGGTGGTGGGCGTGGCTCCCGCCGGTGCCGATGACGCCGAACTCGTGTTCCTCACCCGGGAAGGCCAGTTGCTGAAGTTCCCCGCAGCCGTGGTCCGCCCCCAGGGGCGCACTGCCGGCGGCATGGCCGGGATCAAACTCGCCGCGGGTGACCAGGTGATCTTCTTTGGTGCCGTGCAGCCCAAGGATGAGGCCGCCGTCGTGGTCACCATCGCCGGGACCAACGGAGCCCTCCCGGGCACCGCGCCGGGCACGGCCAAGGTGACGGCATTCTCCGAATATCCGGCCAAGGGGCGCGCCACTGCCGGGGTCCGGTCGCACCGGTTCCTCAAGGGCGAGGACATGCTCCTGCTGGCCTGGGCAGGCCACGGCCCGGCCAAGGCGTCGTCCGCCGGCGGAGTGGCGCGGTCACTGCCTCAGGAGCATGGCCGCCGCGACGGCTCGGGCGTCCCGCTCTCCCAGGCCGTGGACGTGGTGGGGCCGGCCATGGCGTGGATGGACGGGGCAGCAGCAGGGGACGCTGCGGAGTAG
- a CDS encoding GNAT family N-acetyltransferase, whose protein sequence is MVDQPGDGEYPEHWEADVVLRDGGTAHLRPIHPSDADAVQAFHTGQSQNSIYMRFFAFKARLSAKELKRFTEVDYKDRVAFVITIGGEIIGIGRYDRLTDPTEAEVAFNIADAHQGRGIGSILLEHLAAAAHENGIRKFTAEVLPENRKMLMVFSDAGYDVKRHFDDGVVSLEFNVDPTEKSRAVMESREHRAEARSVRELLAPSSVAVIGASRRWGTVGYQLLEHIIEGGFHGPVYAINPEALELAGMMSYGKLSEVPQPVQLAIIAVPYEEVAGVVEECAAAGVKGVVIASAGFADDGERGLQRQRALVRQARANGMRVIGPASLGIANTHPDVSLNASMAPTMPLRGSLGLFSQSAAIGVSLYAASSRRRLGLSSLLSAGNRADVSGNDMMQYWEDDADTSAVGLYLESIGNPRKFSRIARRLARTKPVIVAKSDTMGLRLPPGHAVRTTQAPAGALDAMLRQSGVIRVETVEQLVDVAQVVSGRLLPAGPDVAIFSNSQALGNVVADSAAAHGLGVAQVVSGLDLDAGQSVALPLLRKALLDALASDAVHAAVAALLPARGLTVDAVAQVLAECSASAGKPVVAAFTGILDPAINVEGLLGTEGCTVPCFSNPGAAVAALAAVVRYAEWAARDQGHFVEPAGCDPRQAAAEIDELLRDVTGEQLKQLDPAATASLLGHYGISVLPSAPFTTPDEAVAAADSLGWPVVLKTTEPALRHRLDLGGVRLGIEDAESLRLNVLQMRRALAAYGDPALEVQAMAPVGQTCTFRAIEDPLLGPVISFGLAGDAVNLLDDWSHRVPPLSAADVHDFIRAPRASRKLFGYQGLPAVDVQALEDLAGRLAWMKDNHPEIALVEFNPVLCGTSGATILAADVRIGNAAQRTDSARRAMLG, encoded by the coding sequence ATGGTGGATCAGCCCGGGGACGGCGAATATCCGGAACATTGGGAAGCCGATGTCGTCCTGCGTGACGGCGGGACAGCGCATCTGCGGCCCATCCACCCGTCGGACGCGGACGCCGTCCAGGCCTTCCATACCGGGCAGTCGCAGAATTCAATCTACATGCGCTTCTTTGCGTTCAAAGCCAGGTTGTCCGCGAAGGAGCTCAAGCGGTTCACCGAGGTGGACTACAAGGACCGGGTGGCGTTCGTCATCACCATTGGCGGCGAAATCATCGGAATCGGCCGGTATGACCGGCTGACCGATCCCACCGAGGCGGAGGTCGCCTTCAACATTGCCGACGCCCACCAGGGGAGGGGCATCGGGTCCATCCTGCTGGAGCACCTTGCCGCCGCGGCGCACGAAAACGGCATCCGGAAGTTCACCGCCGAGGTCCTGCCCGAGAACCGCAAGATGCTGATGGTCTTCTCCGACGCCGGCTACGACGTCAAGCGCCACTTCGACGACGGCGTCGTCAGCCTGGAGTTCAACGTCGACCCCACCGAAAAATCCCGTGCCGTGATGGAATCCCGCGAGCACCGCGCGGAGGCGAGGAGCGTCCGGGAGCTGCTGGCGCCGTCGTCCGTTGCCGTCATCGGGGCCAGCCGCCGTTGGGGGACCGTGGGGTACCAGCTGCTCGAGCACATCATCGAGGGCGGTTTCCACGGCCCGGTGTACGCCATCAACCCGGAGGCGCTGGAACTGGCGGGCATGATGTCCTACGGCAAGCTCTCCGAAGTTCCCCAGCCCGTCCAGCTGGCCATCATCGCCGTGCCCTACGAGGAAGTTGCAGGCGTGGTGGAAGAGTGCGCGGCGGCCGGCGTCAAGGGCGTGGTGATCGCCTCCGCAGGCTTCGCGGACGACGGCGAACGCGGGCTCCAGCGGCAGCGCGCCCTGGTGCGCCAGGCCAGGGCGAACGGGATGCGGGTGATAGGGCCGGCGTCGCTGGGCATCGCCAACACCCACCCCGACGTCTCACTGAACGCCTCCATGGCGCCAACCATGCCGCTGCGCGGCAGCCTGGGCCTGTTCAGCCAGTCGGCGGCCATCGGCGTCTCGCTGTACGCCGCCTCCAGCCGGCGCAGGCTGGGGCTGTCCAGCCTGCTCTCGGCGGGCAACCGGGCGGACGTTTCCGGCAACGACATGATGCAGTACTGGGAGGACGACGCCGACACCTCCGCCGTGGGCCTGTATCTCGAATCGATCGGCAACCCGCGTAAGTTCTCCCGGATCGCACGCCGGCTGGCACGCACCAAGCCGGTCATCGTGGCCAAATCCGACACCATGGGGCTCCGCCTGCCACCAGGTCATGCCGTCCGCACCACGCAGGCGCCGGCGGGAGCGCTGGATGCCATGCTGCGCCAGTCCGGCGTGATCCGGGTGGAAACCGTGGAACAACTGGTGGATGTGGCACAGGTGGTGTCGGGAAGGCTGCTCCCGGCCGGACCCGACGTCGCCATCTTCAGCAACTCCCAGGCGCTGGGCAACGTGGTGGCGGACAGCGCTGCGGCACACGGCCTGGGAGTGGCGCAGGTGGTTTCCGGGCTCGACCTGGACGCCGGACAATCGGTGGCCCTGCCTCTGCTCCGGAAGGCCCTCCTTGACGCCCTTGCCTCGGACGCCGTCCACGCCGCCGTCGCCGCACTCCTGCCTGCCCGCGGGCTGACGGTCGACGCGGTGGCCCAGGTCCTCGCAGAATGCTCCGCAAGCGCAGGGAAGCCGGTGGTGGCAGCCTTCACCGGAATCCTGGACCCCGCCATCAACGTGGAGGGCCTGCTGGGAACCGAGGGCTGCACCGTCCCCTGCTTCTCAAACCCCGGCGCGGCGGTGGCCGCTCTCGCCGCGGTGGTCCGGTACGCGGAATGGGCCGCCCGCGACCAGGGGCACTTCGTGGAGCCCGCCGGTTGCGACCCGCGGCAGGCGGCGGCTGAGATCGACGAACTGCTGCGGGACGTCACGGGTGAACAGCTCAAGCAGCTGGACCCGGCGGCAACCGCCTCCCTCCTGGGGCATTACGGCATTTCCGTCCTGCCCTCGGCGCCGTTTACCACCCCTGATGAGGCGGTCGCCGCCGCCGACTCACTGGGCTGGCCGGTGGTGCTGAAGACCACCGAACCTGCCCTCCGCCACCGGCTGGACCTCGGCGGCGTGCGGCTTGGCATCGAGGACGCCGAATCGCTGCGCCTGAATGTGCTGCAGATGCGGCGCGCGCTCGCTGCCTATGGAGATCCGGCCCTCGAAGTCCAGGCCATGGCCCCGGTGGGGCAGACGTGCACGTTCCGGGCCATCGAGGACCCCCTGCTGGGCCCGGTCATCTCCTTCGGCCTTGCCGGTGACGCCGTCAACCTCCTCGACGACTGGTCCCACCGGGTTCCGCCGCTCTCCGCGGCCGACGTTCACGACTTCATCCGGGCGCCCAGGGCGTCCCGGAAGCTCTTCGGCTACCAGGGCCTGCCGGCCGTGGACGTGCAGGCGCTGGAGGACCTCGCGGGCAGGCTGGCATGGATGAAGGACAACCATCCGGAGATCGCGCTGGTGGAATTCAACCCTGTCCTGTGCGGCACCTCCGGGGCCACCATCCTCGCCGCGGACGTGCGGATCGGCAACGCCGCGCAGCGCACCGACAGCGCCCGCCGGGCCATGCTGGGCTGA
- a CDS encoding DUF5998 family protein, which translates to MSFQPPASAPETPGNENQAVRQHSSHNHGVQGQSLEDALQKAGFYPRLVSDVVDDALDGRDCVAHLVHLETHFDRAEVRRHITVLVLTADMLVITHVDDQQLDEAGEQIVAQISTESVPVAQIRSVVLSYMYAQPQNYKPSDPVRELTLSIAWSGGQRLDMGPASCGDPQCEADHGYTGTIAQEDIVLRISAEADGLQAVQDAKLFARALRAVNTGSAAPVSHAQSMAPRPRSGVFGNRLSRGHQQR; encoded by the coding sequence ATGAGCTTCCAGCCTCCCGCGTCGGCGCCCGAAACGCCCGGAAACGAAAACCAGGCAGTCCGCCAGCACAGCTCACACAACCACGGAGTCCAGGGCCAGAGCCTGGAGGACGCGCTGCAGAAGGCCGGGTTCTACCCGCGCCTGGTGTCTGATGTTGTTGACGACGCCCTGGACGGCCGGGACTGCGTGGCGCACCTGGTGCACCTGGAAACGCACTTCGACCGGGCAGAAGTGCGCCGCCACATCACGGTCCTGGTCCTCACCGCGGACATGCTGGTCATCACCCATGTGGACGACCAGCAGCTGGATGAGGCGGGGGAGCAGATCGTCGCCCAGATCTCCACCGAGTCCGTTCCCGTGGCCCAGATCAGGTCGGTGGTGCTGAGCTACATGTACGCGCAGCCGCAAAACTACAAACCGTCAGACCCGGTACGGGAACTGACACTGTCCATCGCGTGGTCCGGCGGCCAGCGGCTGGACATGGGTCCGGCCAGCTGCGGCGATCCGCAGTGCGAAGCGGACCACGGCTACACCGGAACCATCGCGCAGGAGGACATCGTGCTCCGGATCAGCGCCGAAGCGGACGGGCTGCAGGCCGTGCAGGACGCCAAACTGTTTGCCCGGGCCCTGCGCGCGGTCAACACCGGTTCCGCCGCCCCCGTATCCCACGCCCAGTCCATGGCGCCGCGGCCGCGCTCCGGAGTGTTCGGCAACCGGCTCAGCCGCGGGCACCAGCAGCGCTGA
- a CDS encoding alkaline phosphatase family protein: MPEDRHHAVQASGRTPDLPPAPAYGHRSIAEVLTSATASLGVEGFANALGFPAASRVCVVLADGLGRNLLKQKSAHTPFLRSVLQAGQGDVPVWLDSAFPSTTAAALSSFGTGLPAGQHGMVGYDVLDPDQDKVVNLLGNWDPGVDPSAWQPFPTVFERIAGQVDVSTVSLSQFDGSPMTRAALRGGRFIPGTTAHARTAAAAEAMAASGPSLMYFYVNDLDKAGHRYGCRSEQWEHQLEELDATVKRLNSTLPAGTTILLTADHGMLDVAEPQRIDFSTDPALVEGVRHTAGEPRMVHLYLADSDAASDGAERLIAAWKARFGDRIWAFTRGEAVAGGLFGEDVRPAVEGRIGDVMIAARDAVALYDGRRMRPTAMEVVGQHGSLTKAEREVPLLCFTAEGRNRRRG, translated from the coding sequence ATGCCGGAAGACCGCCACCACGCCGTACAAGCCTCCGGACGCACCCCCGACCTTCCGCCTGCTCCCGCCTACGGGCATCGTTCCATCGCTGAAGTACTGACCAGTGCCACGGCAAGCCTTGGGGTGGAGGGTTTTGCCAATGCCCTCGGATTCCCTGCCGCCTCACGGGTCTGCGTGGTACTCGCGGACGGACTGGGCCGGAACCTCCTCAAGCAGAAATCCGCCCACACCCCGTTCCTCCGCTCTGTGCTTCAGGCCGGGCAGGGCGACGTCCCGGTGTGGCTGGACTCCGCCTTCCCTTCCACCACGGCAGCGGCCCTGTCCAGCTTTGGGACCGGGCTTCCTGCCGGTCAGCATGGCATGGTGGGCTACGACGTCCTGGACCCCGACCAGGACAAGGTGGTCAACCTGCTGGGGAACTGGGATCCGGGCGTAGACCCGTCCGCCTGGCAGCCGTTCCCTACCGTGTTCGAACGGATCGCCGGACAGGTGGATGTCAGCACCGTCAGCCTCTCCCAGTTCGACGGCTCGCCCATGACCCGGGCCGCACTCAGGGGCGGCAGGTTCATTCCGGGGACAACCGCCCATGCCCGGACCGCCGCCGCCGCCGAAGCCATGGCAGCATCCGGCCCGTCCCTCATGTATTTCTACGTCAACGACCTGGACAAGGCCGGGCACCGCTACGGCTGCCGCTCCGAGCAGTGGGAACACCAGCTGGAAGAGCTTGATGCCACTGTCAAGCGGCTCAACTCCACCCTTCCCGCCGGCACCACCATCCTGCTCACGGCAGACCACGGGATGCTGGACGTGGCCGAACCGCAGCGGATCGATTTCTCCACGGACCCTGCCCTGGTGGAGGGCGTCCGCCACACGGCAGGTGAACCACGGATGGTCCACCTGTACCTGGCGGACTCCGATGCCGCCTCTGACGGCGCTGAGCGGCTTATCGCTGCCTGGAAGGCGCGGTTCGGAGACCGGATCTGGGCCTTCACCCGCGGTGAAGCCGTTGCCGGAGGACTCTTTGGCGAGGATGTCCGGCCCGCTGTCGAAGGCAGGATCGGTGACGTCATGATCGCGGCGCGGGACGCCGTCGCGCTTTACGATGGCCGGCGCATGCGGCCGACTGCCATGGAGGTGGTGGGCCAGCACGGCTCGCTGACCAAGGCCGAGCGGGAGGTTCCGCTGCTCTGCTTTACGGCCGAAGGAAGGAACCGCCGGCGTGGCTGA
- a CDS encoding thymidine kinase, translated as MAELILFSGTMDCGKSTLALQMDYNHRARGRGGVRFSRNDRAGESRISSRLGLETDAVEVLDTTDFWEEVMIRRTQGQRVDYLICDEAQFYTPEQVEQLAKVVDEIDVDVFAFGITADFRTRLFPGSQRLIELADRVQVLQVEALCWCGRRATHNARTVDGVMVTEGAQVVVGDVDMVVDAAVPEAGHVPVVGYETLCRRHFMRRVTAHGASLMAQQDQLLPFDVDACLWHGSGGPGEGRGTGPKG; from the coding sequence GTGGCTGAGCTCATCCTCTTCTCCGGCACCATGGACTGCGGAAAGTCCACCCTGGCCCTGCAGATGGACTACAACCACCGGGCCCGCGGCCGCGGCGGGGTCCGGTTCAGCCGCAATGACCGCGCCGGGGAGTCCCGGATCTCCAGCCGCCTGGGCCTGGAGACGGACGCCGTGGAGGTGCTGGACACCACCGACTTCTGGGAGGAAGTCATGATCCGCCGCACCCAGGGGCAGCGTGTTGACTACCTAATCTGCGACGAAGCCCAGTTCTACACGCCCGAACAGGTGGAGCAGCTGGCCAAGGTGGTGGACGAGATCGACGTGGACGTCTTCGCGTTCGGCATCACCGCTGATTTCCGCACCAGGCTGTTCCCTGGTTCGCAACGCCTGATCGAGCTCGCCGACCGGGTGCAGGTGCTCCAGGTGGAGGCGCTGTGCTGGTGCGGCCGCCGCGCCACCCACAATGCCAGGACGGTCGACGGCGTCATGGTCACCGAGGGCGCCCAGGTTGTGGTGGGCGACGTGGACATGGTGGTTGACGCTGCTGTCCCCGAGGCCGGGCACGTGCCTGTTGTGGGGTACGAAACCCTGTGCCGGCGACACTTCATGCGGCGGGTGACGGCGCACGGCGCATCTCTGATGGCACAACAGGACCAACTGCTGCCGTTCGACGTCGATGCCTGCCTCTGGCACGGCTCCGGCGGACCCGGCGAGGGCCGGGGGACAGGCCCGAAGGGCTGA